The following proteins come from a genomic window of Pseudomonas sp. J452:
- a CDS encoding type I secretion system permease/ATPase produces MTAETSQTKPVGDPRARYDDPLLDSLLSLCALHQRPATRAMLTAGLPLPAQRLSAELLPRAAARAGLQGRWLRRELQQIPAMALPALLLLKDGRSAILLACEAEHARLLLSESDGGEVRVKLDLLLADYSGEVFFAQPRHKHDLDRESLIPRTRSWFRDTLKRSRWLYIDAVAASVLINLIGLFAPLFVMNVYDRVVPNQAAATLWVLAIGISGAYLFDLLLKTMRGLCLDLAGKKTDLIISATLFERIVGMTMKVRPARIGSFAQNIHEFQVLRDFLASLTLTSLIDLPFTLLVLLVIAVLGGHLVWIPLLAFPLALGIGWLLQKPLAETMERTMALSAERQSSLIETLAGLDAVKVNNAESERQYQWEQTIGTLSRLELRARMLSSLALNITGLIQQLAGVVMIVCGVYLIIAGDLSMGGLIACYMLNSRALSPLGQLSGLLTRYQQARVTMLNIDQMMELPQEHEEHERPLARPQLRGAIECRDLEFHYPQQQGAALKDISLQIRPGEKVGIIGRSGSGKSSLAKLLVGLYQADSGSLLVDGVDIRQLDVSDLRHNIGYVPQDIQLFSGSLRDNLVSGARYVEDSLVLHAAELAGVHEFARIHPQGYELPVGERGQQLSGGQRQNVALARALLLDPPILLLDEPTSAMDNSGEERLKQRLLPVIADKTLLLVTHRTSLLSLVERLIIIDRGRIVADGPKAEVMDALRGGRINVA; encoded by the coding sequence GTGACCGCAGAAACCAGCCAGACCAAGCCAGTGGGTGATCCACGGGCGCGTTACGATGACCCCCTGCTGGACAGCCTGCTGTCGCTCTGTGCCCTGCACCAGCGCCCGGCTACCCGTGCCATGCTGACGGCCGGTTTGCCCTTGCCGGCGCAGCGCCTGAGTGCCGAGTTGCTGCCGCGTGCCGCTGCCCGTGCGGGTCTGCAGGGGCGCTGGTTGCGCCGTGAGCTGCAGCAGATTCCCGCCATGGCCTTGCCGGCCCTGCTGCTGTTGAAGGATGGCCGCAGTGCCATCCTGCTGGCGTGCGAGGCCGAACATGCGCGCTTGCTGCTCAGCGAAAGCGACGGTGGCGAGGTGCGGGTCAAGCTGGATCTGCTGCTCGCGGATTACTCCGGCGAGGTGTTCTTTGCCCAGCCGCGGCACAAGCACGATCTGGATCGGGAAAGCCTGATCCCGCGCACCCGCTCCTGGTTCCGCGACACCCTCAAGCGCTCGCGCTGGCTGTATATCGATGCGGTGGCGGCCAGCGTACTGATCAACCTGATCGGCCTGTTCGCTCCGCTGTTCGTGATGAACGTCTACGACCGGGTGGTGCCCAACCAGGCGGCGGCGACTCTGTGGGTGCTGGCCATCGGCATCTCCGGCGCCTACCTGTTCGACCTGCTGCTCAAGACCATGCGCGGTCTGTGTCTGGACCTGGCCGGCAAGAAGACCGATCTGATCATTTCCGCCACGCTGTTCGAGCGCATCGTCGGCATGACCATGAAGGTGCGCCCGGCGCGGATCGGCAGCTTCGCGCAGAACATCCACGAGTTCCAGGTGCTGCGCGACTTCCTCGCCTCGCTGACGCTGACCAGCCTGATCGACCTGCCATTCACCCTGCTGGTATTGCTGGTGATCGCCGTGCTCGGCGGCCATCTGGTGTGGATTCCGCTGCTGGCCTTCCCCCTGGCGCTGGGCATCGGCTGGCTGTTGCAGAAACCCCTGGCCGAGACCATGGAGCGCACCATGGCGCTGTCCGCCGAGCGCCAGTCGAGCCTGATCGAGACCCTCGCAGGGCTCGACGCGGTCAAGGTCAACAACGCCGAGAGCGAGCGCCAGTACCAGTGGGAGCAGACCATCGGCACCCTCAGCCGCCTGGAACTGCGCGCGCGCATGCTATCCAGCCTGGCACTGAACATCACCGGGCTGATCCAGCAGTTGGCCGGTGTGGTGATGATTGTCTGCGGCGTCTACCTGATCATCGCCGGCGATCTCAGCATGGGTGGCCTGATCGCCTGCTACATGCTCAACAGCCGCGCGCTCAGTCCGCTGGGCCAGCTCTCCGGCTTGCTCACCCGCTATCAGCAGGCGCGGGTGACCATGCTCAATATCGACCAGATGATGGAGCTGCCGCAGGAGCACGAGGAGCACGAGCGGCCCCTGGCGCGTCCACAGCTGCGCGGCGCCATCGAGTGCCGTGACCTGGAGTTTCACTACCCGCAGCAGCAGGGCGCGGCGCTCAAGGACATCAGCCTGCAGATCCGCCCCGGCGAGAAGGTCGGCATCATCGGCCGCAGTGGTTCGGGCAAGAGTTCCCTGGCCAAACTGCTGGTCGGCCTCTACCAGGCCGACTCCGGCAGCCTGCTGGTGGACGGCGTGGACATCCGCCAGCTGGACGTCAGCGACCTGCGCCACAACATCGGTTATGTACCGCAGGACATCCAGCTGTTCAGCGGCAGCCTGCGCGACAACCTGGTCAGCGGCGCGCGCTACGTCGAGGACAGCCTGGTTCTGCATGCCGCCGAACTGGCCGGTGTGCACGAGTTCGCCCGGATCCATCCGCAGGGCTACGAGCTGCCGGTCGGCGAACGGGGGCAGCAGTTGTCCGGCGGCCAGCGGCAGAACGTGGCCCTGGCCCGTGCATTGCTGCTCGACCCGCCAATCCTGCTGCTCGACGAGCCGACCAGCGCCATGGACAACTCCGGCGAGGAACGCCTCAAGCAGCGCCTGCTGCCGGTGATCGCCGACAAGACCCTGCTGCTGGTCACCCACCGCACTTCGCTGCTCAGCCTGGTGGAGCGGCTGATCATCATCGACCGCGGGCGCATCGTCGCCGACGGGCCGAAAGCCGAGGTGATGGATGCTTTGCGCGGAGGGCGGATCAATGTCGCTTGA
- a CDS encoding HlyD family type I secretion periplasmic adaptor subunit, which yields MSLESFKAQLRSYFQGRASLDGQPMPEVRKALVEDAPRLVRLTIWSLIAFFAFGLLWAHFAVVDEVTRGDGKAIPSSKLQKIQNLEGGIVAELFVREGQVVEAGAPLLRLDDTRFASNVGETEADRFALLLRIERLSAEIEGRPLSMPAKAVEAVPHLAASEQALFESRQQQLRDEVAGLEEQLIQRQQELREFASKREQYSRSLGFLRQEIEMSEPLVAQGAMSQVELLRLRRTEAENRGQLDATSLAIPRAESAIKEVQRKIDETRGRFRSDALTELNEARTELSKIQATGKALEDRVNRTLVTSPVRGIVKQLLVNTIGGVIQPGSDLVEIVPLDDSLLVEARIRPQDIAFLHPGQKAVVKFTAYDYTIYGGLQGKLEQIGADTITDEEGNSFYLIQLRTDKSHLGTEERPLLIIPGMVASVDIITGKKSVLSYLLKPIIRAQSEALRER from the coding sequence ATGTCGCTTGAGTCCTTCAAGGCGCAATTGCGCAGCTATTTCCAGGGCCGCGCCTCGCTTGACGGGCAACCCATGCCCGAAGTCCGCAAGGCCCTGGTGGAAGACGCCCCGCGCCTGGTGCGCCTGACCATCTGGAGCCTGATCGCCTTCTTCGCCTTCGGCCTGTTGTGGGCGCACTTTGCCGTGGTCGACGAAGTCACCCGCGGTGATGGCAAGGCGATTCCCTCGTCCAAGCTGCAGAAGATCCAGAACCTGGAGGGCGGCATCGTCGCCGAACTGTTCGTCCGCGAAGGCCAGGTGGTGGAGGCGGGCGCGCCGCTGCTGCGCCTGGACGACACGCGCTTTGCCTCCAACGTCGGTGAGACCGAGGCCGATCGTTTCGCCCTGCTGCTGCGCATCGAGCGCCTCAGCGCGGAGATCGAGGGCCGGCCGTTGAGCATGCCGGCCAAGGCGGTCGAGGCCGTGCCGCACCTGGCGGCCAGCGAACAGGCACTGTTCGAGAGTCGCCAGCAGCAATTGCGTGACGAAGTGGCGGGGCTGGAAGAGCAGCTGATCCAGCGCCAGCAGGAACTGCGTGAATTCGCCTCCAAGCGCGAGCAGTACAGCCGCAGCCTCGGTTTCCTGCGTCAGGAGATCGAGATGTCTGAGCCGCTGGTGGCGCAGGGTGCCATGTCCCAGGTCGAGCTGCTGCGCCTGCGCCGTACCGAGGCGGAGAACCGTGGTCAGCTGGATGCCACCAGCCTGGCGATTCCACGGGCCGAGTCGGCGATCAAGGAAGTGCAGCGCAAGATCGACGAGACCCGTGGGCGCTTCCGCAGCGATGCGCTGACCGAGCTGAACGAGGCGCGTACCGAACTGAGCAAGATCCAGGCGACCGGCAAGGCCCTGGAAGACCGGGTCAACCGCACCCTGGTCACCTCGCCGGTGCGCGGCATCGTCAAGCAGTTGCTGGTCAACACCATCGGCGGGGTGATCCAGCCGGGCAGCGACCTGGTGGAAATCGTGCCGCTGGACGACAGCCTGCTGGTCGAGGCGCGCATCCGTCCGCAGGACATCGCCTTCCTCCATCCGGGGCAGAAGGCCGTGGTCAAGTTCACCGCCTACGACTACACCATCTACGGCGGTCTGCAGGGCAAGCTGGAGCAGATCGGTGCCGACACCATCACCGATGAGGAAGGCAACAGCTTCTACCTGATCCAGCTGCGCACCGACAAAAGCCACCTGGGGACTGAAGAGCGCCCGCTGCTGATCATTCCCGGCATGGTCGCCTCGGTGGACATCATCACCGGCAAGAAGAGTGTGCTGAGCTACCTGCTCAAACCGATCATCCGCGCCCAGTCCGAGGCACTGCGCGAGCGCTGA
- the mmsB gene encoding 3-hydroxyisobutyrate dehydrogenase — translation MTQIAFIGLGHMGLPMARNLLKAGFAISVFDLVQETVASIAAEGAKAADSAVDAVRDATIVISMLPASRHVESLYLGDQGLLTQITPGSLVLECSTIAPDSARKVHAAAAARGIGLLDAPVSGGTAGAAAGTLTFMVGGKAEALEKARPILAAMGKNIFHAGPDGAGQVAKVCNNQLLAVQMIGTAEAMALGVASGLDPAVLAEIMRQSSGGNWTLEKYNPWPGVMENAPASKGYSGGFMAELMAKDLGLAQEAAQATASSTPMGALALQLYRLLLKQGNGKLDFSAVQKLFVE, via the coding sequence ATGACTCAGATCGCCTTTATCGGCCTCGGCCACATGGGCCTACCCATGGCCCGCAACCTGCTCAAGGCCGGCTTTGCCATCAGCGTCTTCGACCTGGTCCAGGAGACCGTGGCCAGCATCGCCGCCGAAGGCGCCAAGGCTGCCGATAGTGCGGTGGACGCGGTGCGCGATGCCACGATCGTGATCAGCATGCTGCCGGCCAGTCGCCATGTGGAAAGCCTGTACCTGGGCGACCAGGGACTGCTGACCCAGATCACCCCCGGCAGCCTGGTGCTGGAATGCTCGACCATCGCCCCGGACTCGGCGCGCAAGGTACACGCGGCGGCGGCGGCGCGCGGTATCGGCCTGCTCGATGCGCCGGTATCCGGTGGCACCGCCGGTGCGGCAGCCGGCACCCTGACCTTTATGGTTGGCGGTAAGGCCGAGGCCCTGGAAAAGGCACGACCGATTCTCGCCGCCATGGGCAAGAACATCTTCCACGCCGGCCCCGACGGTGCCGGCCAGGTGGCCAAGGTGTGCAACAACCAGCTGCTCGCGGTGCAGATGATCGGCACCGCCGAAGCCATGGCCCTAGGCGTGGCCAGCGGCCTGGACCCGGCCGTGCTGGCCGAGATCATGCGGCAGAGTTCGGGCGGCAACTGGACCCTGGAGAAGTACAACCCCTGGCCCGGGGTGATGGAAAATGCACCGGCCAGCAAGGGTTACAGCGGCGGCTTTATGGCCGAACTGATGGCCAAGGACCTGGGCCTGGCCCAGGAAGCCGCGCAAGCCACAGCCAGCAGCACGCCGATGGGCGCGCTGGCCCTGCAGCTGTATCGCCTGTTGCTCAAGCAGGGTAACGGCAAGCTGGACTTCTCGGCGGTGCAGAAGTTGTTTGTCGAGTAG
- a CDS encoding enoyl-CoA hydratase/isomerase family protein, with protein MNVHFEERHGQHGYRIGIASLDAEKSLNALTLPMIEALDAKLSAWAADPSIACVLLRGNGPKAFCAGGDVVQLVQQCREHPGEIPALARRFFADEYRLDHRIHTYPKPLICWAHGHVLGGGMGLMQGAGMRIVTPSSRLAMPEINIGLYPDVGGSWFLARLPGKLGLFLGLSAAQINARDALDLNLADRFLRDDQQDVLIEGLAQMNWQEQAPAQLTSLLRALEQEARPDLPQAQWLPRRERLDALLDVADLASAWHALTALQGDSDLLLARAAKTLSEGCPLTAHLVWQQIQRARHLSLAEVFRMEYAISLNCCRHPEFPEGVRARLIDKDQAPRWHWPDVATIPTAVIEAHFEAVWEGEHPLADL; from the coding sequence ATGAACGTGCATTTCGAAGAACGTCACGGCCAGCATGGCTACCGCATCGGCATCGCCAGCCTGGATGCGGAAAAAAGCCTGAATGCCCTGACCCTGCCAATGATCGAGGCGTTGGATGCCAAGCTGAGCGCCTGGGCGGCTGACCCGAGCATCGCCTGCGTGCTGCTGCGCGGCAACGGGCCCAAGGCCTTCTGCGCTGGCGGCGATGTGGTGCAGCTGGTGCAACAGTGCCGCGAACATCCGGGCGAGATCCCCGCGCTGGCGCGGCGCTTCTTCGCCGACGAATACCGCCTCGACCACCGCATCCACACCTACCCCAAACCGCTGATCTGCTGGGCCCATGGCCATGTGCTGGGCGGCGGCATGGGCCTGATGCAGGGCGCCGGGATGCGCATCGTCACGCCGAGCAGTCGCCTGGCCATGCCGGAGATCAATATCGGCCTGTACCCGGATGTTGGCGGCAGCTGGTTCCTCGCCCGCCTGCCGGGCAAGCTCGGCCTGTTCCTCGGCCTCAGCGCCGCGCAGATCAATGCCCGCGACGCCCTCGACCTGAACCTGGCCGACCGCTTCCTGCGTGACGACCAGCAGGACGTGCTGATTGAAGGCCTGGCGCAGATGAACTGGCAGGAACAGGCGCCGGCACAACTCACCAGCCTGCTGCGCGCCCTGGAACAGGAAGCCCGCCCCGACCTGCCGCAGGCGCAGTGGCTGCCGCGCCGCGAGCGCCTCGACGCCCTGCTCGACGTGGCCGATCTGGCCAGCGCCTGGCACGCCCTCACCGCCCTGCAGGGCGACAGCGACCTGCTCCTGGCGCGCGCCGCCAAGACCCTCAGCGAGGGCTGCCCGCTGACCGCGCACCTGGTCTGGCAACAGATCCAGCGCGCCCGGCACCTGTCACTGGCCGAAGTATTCCGCATGGAATACGCCATCAGCCTGAACTGCTGCCGCCACCCGGAATTCCCAGAAGGCGTGCGTGCCCGCCTGATCGACAAGGACCAGGCGCCGCGCTGGCACTGGCCCGATGTCGCGACCATCCCGACGGCGGTGATCGAAGCGCACTTCGAAGCGGTCTGGGAAGGCGAGCACCCGCTGGCGGATTTGTAA
- a CDS encoding enoyl-CoA hydratase: MSNAIEAYKPGVFDLTHKLTVEKHGHTALITINHPPANTWDRDSLIGLKQLVEHLNHDDDIYALVVTGQGGKFFSAGADLNLFADGDKARAREMARRFGEAFEALRDFRGVSIAAINGYAMGGGLECALACDIRIAERQAQLALPEATVGLLPCAGGTQALPWLIGEGWAKRMILCGERIDAETALRIGLVEQVVDNGEARGHALLLAAKVARQSPVAVRTIKPLIQGARERGANTWLPEERERFVDLFDADDTREGVNAFLEKRDPQWRNK, translated from the coding sequence ATGAGCAACGCCATCGAAGCCTACAAGCCCGGGGTTTTCGACCTGACCCACAAGCTGACCGTGGAAAAACACGGCCACACCGCGCTGATCACCATCAACCACCCACCGGCCAACACCTGGGACCGCGACTCGCTGATCGGCCTCAAGCAGCTGGTCGAGCACCTCAACCATGACGACGACATCTACGCCCTGGTGGTGACTGGCCAGGGCGGCAAGTTCTTCAGCGCCGGCGCCGACCTCAACCTGTTCGCCGACGGCGACAAGGCCCGTGCCCGCGAGATGGCCCGGCGCTTCGGCGAGGCCTTCGAGGCGCTGCGCGATTTCCGCGGCGTATCAATTGCCGCGATCAACGGCTACGCCATGGGTGGCGGCCTTGAATGCGCGCTGGCCTGCGACATCCGCATCGCCGAGCGCCAGGCGCAGCTGGCCCTACCGGAAGCCACGGTCGGCCTGCTGCCCTGCGCCGGCGGCACCCAGGCGTTGCCCTGGCTGATCGGCGAAGGCTGGGCCAAGCGCATGATCCTCTGCGGCGAGCGCATCGACGCCGAGACCGCCCTGCGCATCGGCCTGGTCGAACAGGTAGTGGACAACGGCGAAGCCCGTGGCCATGCCCTGCTGCTGGCGGCCAAGGTGGCGCGGCAGAGCCCGGTGGCGGTACGCACCATCAAGCCGCTGATCCAGGGCGCCCGCGAGCGCGGCGCGAATACCTGGCTGCCGGAAGAGCGCGAGCGCTTCGTCGACCTGTTCGATGCCGACGACACCCGCGAAGGGGTCAACGCCTTCCTCGAGAAACGCGATCCGCAGTGGCGCAACAAGTGA
- a CDS encoding acyl-CoA dehydrogenase family protein, with protein sequence MDFELSDEQRLLVHSASAFAAHELAPHAADWDRDHHFPVDVIKRAASQGYLALYIKEEDGGLGLSRLSSSLIFEQLSAGCVATTAFLTIHNMASWMLASFGDAALKDAWLPRLTSGELLASYCLTEPDAGSDAARLRTRAKRDGDDYVIDGSKCFISGAGSTDVLIVMARTGEDGAKGVSCFLVPGDAPGVKYGRNELKMGWRAQPTRTITFEGVRIPAGNRIGPEGQGFVYAMKGLDGGRINIASCSLGAAQAALEQSLRYVEERKQFGKALSEFQALQFKLADMLTDLTASRQMVRLAAHKLDHADGEASLYCAMAKRFATDHCFTLCNEALQLHGGYGYLNDYPLERWVRDSRVHQILEGTNEIMRVIIARRLLDQGGMLDRLL encoded by the coding sequence ATGGATTTTGAACTGAGCGACGAACAACGCCTGCTGGTGCACAGTGCCAGCGCCTTTGCCGCCCACGAACTGGCGCCGCACGCCGCCGACTGGGACCGCGACCACCACTTCCCGGTGGACGTGATCAAGCGTGCCGCCTCGCAGGGCTACCTGGCCCTGTACATAAAAGAAGAGGACGGCGGCCTGGGCCTGTCGCGCCTCTCCAGCTCGCTGATCTTCGAGCAGCTGTCCGCCGGCTGCGTGGCCACCACGGCCTTCCTGACCATCCACAACATGGCTTCCTGGATGCTCGCCTCGTTCGGCGATGCCGCGCTCAAGGATGCCTGGCTGCCGCGCCTGACTTCGGGCGAGCTGCTGGCCTCCTACTGCCTGACCGAGCCGGACGCCGGCTCCGACGCCGCCCGCCTGCGCACCCGCGCCAAACGCGACGGCGACGACTACGTGATCGATGGCAGCAAGTGCTTTATCTCCGGCGCCGGCAGCACCGACGTGCTGATCGTCATGGCGCGTACCGGCGAGGACGGCGCCAAGGGCGTGTCGTGCTTCCTGGTGCCGGGCGATGCGCCGGGCGTGAAGTACGGCCGCAACGAACTGAAGATGGGCTGGCGCGCCCAGCCGACCCGCACCATCACCTTCGAAGGCGTGCGCATCCCGGCGGGCAACCGCATCGGCCCGGAAGGCCAGGGCTTCGTCTACGCGATGAAGGGCCTGGACGGCGGTCGCATCAATATCGCCAGCTGCTCGCTGGGCGCGGCCCAGGCGGCGCTGGAGCAATCGCTGCGCTATGTCGAGGAGCGCAAGCAGTTCGGCAAGGCGCTCAGCGAGTTCCAGGCCCTGCAGTTCAAGCTGGCCGACATGCTCACCGACCTGACCGCCAGCCGGCAGATGGTGCGCCTGGCCGCGCACAAGCTGGACCACGCCGACGGCGAGGCCAGCCTGTACTGCGCCATGGCCAAGCGCTTCGCCACCGACCATTGCTTCACCCTGTGCAACGAGGCGCTGCAGCTGCATGGCGGCTACGGTTACCTCAACGACTACCCGCTGGAGCGCTGGGTGCGCGACAGCCGCGTGCACCAGATTCTGGAAGGCACCAACGAGATCATGCGGGTGATCATCGCCCGCCGCCTGCTGGACCAGGGCGGCATGCTCGATCGCCTGTTGTAA
- a CDS encoding CoA-acylating methylmalonate-semialdehyde dehydrogenase, translating into MTTPASAIPTVKLLIAGEFVESQSSQWRDIVNPATQQVLARVPFATPEEMNAAVAAAKNAFKTWKRTPIGARARIFLKYQQLIRENIKELAAILTAEQGKTLADAEGDVFRGLEVVEHAANIGSLQMGELANNVAAGVDTYTLQQPLGVCAGITPFNFPAMIPLWMFPMAIACGNTFVLKPSEQDPMVTMRLVELALEAGIPAGVLNVIHGGAEAVNLICDHPDIKAVSFVGSTKVGTHVYNRATQNGKRAQCMMGAKNHAIVMPDAPKQQTLNNLVGASFGAAGQRCMALPVVVLVGEAQSWLPELVAKAKTLKIGAGVEPGTDVGPVVSCAALDRIDGLIAKGLSEGATLELDGRNPQVPGYENGNFIGPTIFSGVTAAMSVYQEEIFGPALCVMHAATLDDAIELINANPNGNGTAIFTRSGAAARHFQEEIDVGQVGINVPIPVPVPLFSFTGSRGSKLGDLGPYGKQVVLFYTQTKTVTQRWLDEDEVGHVNTTITLK; encoded by the coding sequence ATGACAACCCCAGCAAGCGCCATCCCCACGGTCAAATTGCTGATCGCCGGTGAATTCGTCGAATCCCAGAGCAGCCAGTGGCGCGACATCGTCAACCCGGCCACCCAGCAGGTGCTGGCCCGCGTGCCCTTCGCCACGCCCGAGGAAATGAACGCCGCGGTGGCTGCCGCGAAGAACGCCTTCAAGACCTGGAAGCGCACGCCGATTGGCGCCCGTGCGCGGATCTTCCTCAAGTACCAGCAGCTGATCCGCGAGAACATCAAGGAGCTGGCCGCCATCCTCACCGCCGAGCAGGGCAAGACCCTGGCCGACGCCGAGGGCGATGTGTTCCGCGGCCTGGAAGTGGTCGAGCATGCCGCCAATATCGGCAGCCTACAGATGGGCGAGCTGGCCAACAACGTCGCCGCCGGGGTCGATACCTACACCCTGCAGCAGCCGCTGGGCGTGTGTGCCGGCATCACCCCGTTCAACTTCCCGGCGATGATCCCGCTGTGGATGTTCCCGATGGCCATCGCCTGCGGCAACACCTTCGTGCTCAAGCCGTCCGAGCAGGACCCGATGGTGACCATGCGCCTGGTCGAACTGGCCCTGGAAGCCGGCATCCCGGCCGGTGTGCTCAACGTGATCCACGGCGGCGCCGAGGCGGTGAACCTGATCTGCGATCACCCGGACATCAAGGCGGTGTCCTTCGTCGGCTCGACCAAGGTCGGCACCCATGTCTACAACCGCGCCACGCAGAACGGCAAGCGCGCGCAGTGCATGATGGGCGCGAAGAACCACGCCATCGTGATGCCCGACGCACCCAAGCAGCAGACCCTGAACAACCTGGTCGGCGCCTCCTTCGGCGCCGCCGGCCAGCGCTGCATGGCCTTGCCGGTGGTGGTGCTGGTCGGCGAGGCGCAGAGCTGGCTGCCCGAGCTGGTGGCCAAGGCCAAGACCCTGAAGATCGGCGCCGGCGTGGAACCGGGCACCGACGTTGGCCCGGTGGTGTCCTGCGCCGCCCTCGACCGCATCGACGGGCTGATCGCCAAGGGCCTCAGCGAAGGCGCCACCCTCGAACTGGACGGGCGCAACCCGCAGGTGCCGGGCTACGAGAACGGCAACTTCATCGGCCCGACCATCTTCTCCGGGGTCACCGCGGCGATGAGCGTGTACCAGGAGGAGATCTTCGGCCCGGCGCTGTGCGTGATGCACGCCGCCACCCTGGACGACGCCATCGAGCTGATCAACGCCAACCCGAACGGCAACGGCACCGCCATCTTCACCCGCTCCGGTGCCGCCGCCCGGCACTTCCAGGAAGAGATCGACGTCGGCCAGGTCGGCATCAACGTGCCGATCCCGGTGCCGGTGCCGCTGTTCTCCTTCACCGGCTCGCGCGGTTCCAAGCTGGGCGACCTCGGCCCCTACGGCAAGCAGGTGGTACTGTTCTATACCCAGACCAAGACCGTCACCCAGCGCTGGCTGGACGAGGACGAAGTCGGTCACGTCAACACCACCATCACTCTCAAGTGA
- a CDS encoding LysR family transcriptional regulator: MDWDNLRYFLELSRGGKLTVAARRLGVDHTTVARRIQALEKSLQTQLFLRSAAGYSLTEAGRNLLPQAEAMESACSGIERARQTPKDGLSGLVRIGVTEGYGSMMLAPQLAELIRRYPNLGIDLLAAPRMLQLSRREADIVITLDRPERGPFIITRLTDYCLRLYASPDYLARHAPIRSRDDLREQAFVSYIDDLLYSKELLYLDEIGKPSHVPLRSTSILIQQQAAAAGAGIAILPSFAADADPRLQRVLGDEVKFIRTFWMLMPIELKDIARMQATWNFLREMAQASRAVLMGEGAER; encoded by the coding sequence GTGGATTGGGACAACCTGCGTTATTTCCTGGAGCTTTCCCGCGGCGGCAAGCTGACCGTCGCCGCCCGCCGCCTGGGCGTCGACCACACCACGGTGGCGCGGCGCATTCAGGCGCTGGAGAAGAGCCTGCAAACCCAGCTGTTCCTGCGCAGCGCCGCCGGTTACAGCCTGACCGAGGCCGGGCGCAACCTGCTGCCCCAGGCGGAAGCCATGGAGAGCGCCTGCAGCGGCATCGAGCGGGCCCGGCAGACGCCCAAGGACGGCCTGTCCGGGCTGGTGCGCATCGGCGTCACCGAAGGCTATGGCTCGATGATGCTGGCCCCGCAGCTGGCCGAACTGATCCGCCGCTACCCCAATCTGGGCATCGACCTGCTGGCGGCGCCGCGCATGCTGCAGCTGTCGCGCCGCGAGGCGGACATCGTGATCACCCTGGACCGCCCCGAACGCGGCCCCTTCATCATCACCCGGCTGACCGACTACTGCCTGCGCCTGTATGCCTCGCCCGACTACCTGGCCCGCCATGCGCCGATCCGCAGCCGCGACGACCTGCGCGAGCAGGCTTTCGTCAGCTACATCGACGACCTGCTGTACAGCAAGGAACTGCTCTACCTGGACGAGATCGGCAAGCCCAGCCATGTGCCGCTGCGCAGCACCAGCATCCTTATCCAGCAACAGGCGGCAGCGGCCGGCGCCGGCATCGCCATCCTGCCGTCCTTCGCCGCCGACGCCGACCCGCGTCTGCAGCGGGTGCTGGGCGACGAGGTGAAGTTCATCCGCACCTTCTGGATGCTGATGCCGATCGAACTCAAGGACATCGCGCGCATGCAGGCGACCTGGAACTTCCTGCGCGAGATGGCGCAGGCGAGCAGGGCGGTGCTGATGGGCGAGGGGGCTGAACGGTAA
- a CDS encoding PaaI family thioesterase — protein sequence MNTATGISRERLEQALQNSTFAQLLGAELLDFEPGKVSLQVRSRPDLCQHHGYMHGAVVGFMVDSGCAWAAASLVGDVVTSEYKLNLLAPALGERLICRSEVLKAGQRQAVCRADVFAVKDGQEKLVATGLATIARV from the coding sequence ATGAACACAGCTACCGGCATCAGCCGAGAACGCCTGGAGCAGGCCCTGCAAAACTCCACCTTCGCCCAGTTGCTCGGCGCCGAACTGCTCGACTTCGAGCCGGGTAAAGTCAGCCTGCAGGTACGCAGTCGCCCCGACCTGTGCCAGCACCATGGCTACATGCACGGCGCGGTGGTCGGCTTCATGGTCGACAGCGGCTGCGCCTGGGCCGCCGCCTCGCTGGTTGGCGACGTGGTCACCAGCGAATACAAACTCAACCTGCTCGCCCCGGCCCTGGGCGAACGCCTGATCTGCCGCAGCGAGGTACTCAAGGCCGGCCAGCGCCAGGCGGTGTGCCGCGCCGATGTGTTCGCAGTGAAGGATGGCCAGGAAAAGCTGGTGGCGACGGGGTTGGCGACCATTGCGCGGGTGTGA